From Triticum urartu cultivar G1812 chromosome 2, Tu2.1, whole genome shotgun sequence, a single genomic window includes:
- the LOC125538820 gene encoding uncharacterized protein LOC125538820 isoform X2 produces the protein MSYCQATTYKPLGGLTLDRPLGLGRTCKILPEHFVWQHFSRSCKLQEKVYPRLVVAACHKRLGPVYASSGKGNLDPFSMESLNKAMDGAKKQQSIQGFLMEQMAKITGQGSGGNGGNNNRYGGSGGGSDGPDDESFMDSLYEVVQVVLATVAFVLTYIHIIRGEELYRLARDYTRYLVTGKRTSRLKRAMLNWRDFSDSITKNFSTQDDVYQSPVASEAMWWQQPQKLVHHLGDLFRGNLRPHAQES, from the exons ATGAGCTACTGCCAAGCTACAACGTACAAGCCTCTTGGCGGGCTCACTTTGGACAGACCATTAGGTCTTGGGAGAACTTGCAAAATACTTCCTGAACATTTTGTATGGCAACATTTTTCTAGATCTTGCAAGCTGCAAGAGAAAGTATATCCAAGGCTTGTTGTTGCTGCTTGCCATAAGAGGCTTGGTCCTGTATATGCCTCAAGCGGGAAGGGAAACCTTGAT CCATTCTCTATGGAATCTTTGAACAAAGCAATGGATGGAGCAAAAAAGCAACAGTCCATACAAGGCTTCCTGATGGAGCAAATGGCTAAGATTACAGGACAGGGGTCTGGTGGAAATGGAGGAAATAATAACCGTTATGGAGGCAGCGGTGGTGGTTCTGATGGCCCGGATGACGAATCTTTCATGGATTCATTGTATGAAGTGGTCCAAGTTGTGTTAGCAACTGTTGCTTTTGTACTCACG TATATCCACATCATCAGAGGAGAGGAGTTGTACCGCCTTGCTAGGGACTACACCAGATACCTCGTCACTGGCAAGAGAACGTCCCGGCTGAAGCGTGCCATGCTTAACTGGCGTGATTTCTCAGATAGCATCACAAAGAATTTCAGCACACAAGACGATGTGTATCAAAGCCCGGTCGCTTCTGAAGCCATGTGGTGGCAACAGCCCCAGAAGCTGGTTCATCATCTCGGTGACCTTTTCAGAGGCAACCTGCGTCCACATGCCCAGGAATCTTAA
- the LOC125538820 gene encoding uncharacterized protein LOC125538820 isoform X1, which produces MRIQEVRNMSYCQATTYKPLGGLTLDRPLGLGRTCKILPEHFVWQHFSRSCKLQEKVYPRLVVAACHKRLGPVYASSGKGNLDPFSMESLNKAMDGAKKQQSIQGFLMEQMAKITGQGSGGNGGNNNRYGGSGGGSDGPDDESFMDSLYEVVQVVLATVAFVLTYIHIIRGEELYRLARDYTRYLVTGKRTSRLKRAMLNWRDFSDSITKNFSTQDDVYQSPVASEAMWWQQPQKLVHHLGDLFRGNLRPHAQES; this is translated from the exons ATGAG AATTCAAGAAGTTAGAAACATGAGCTACTGCCAAGCTACAACGTACAAGCCTCTTGGCGGGCTCACTTTGGACAGACCATTAGGTCTTGGGAGAACTTGCAAAATACTTCCTGAACATTTTGTATGGCAACATTTTTCTAGATCTTGCAAGCTGCAAGAGAAAGTATATCCAAGGCTTGTTGTTGCTGCTTGCCATAAGAGGCTTGGTCCTGTATATGCCTCAAGCGGGAAGGGAAACCTTGAT CCATTCTCTATGGAATCTTTGAACAAAGCAATGGATGGAGCAAAAAAGCAACAGTCCATACAAGGCTTCCTGATGGAGCAAATGGCTAAGATTACAGGACAGGGGTCTGGTGGAAATGGAGGAAATAATAACCGTTATGGAGGCAGCGGTGGTGGTTCTGATGGCCCGGATGACGAATCTTTCATGGATTCATTGTATGAAGTGGTCCAAGTTGTGTTAGCAACTGTTGCTTTTGTACTCACG TATATCCACATCATCAGAGGAGAGGAGTTGTACCGCCTTGCTAGGGACTACACCAGATACCTCGTCACTGGCAAGAGAACGTCCCGGCTGAAGCGTGCCATGCTTAACTGGCGTGATTTCTCAGATAGCATCACAAAGAATTTCAGCACACAAGACGATGTGTATCAAAGCCCGGTCGCTTCTGAAGCCATGTGGTGGCAACAGCCCCAGAAGCTGGTTCATCATCTCGGTGACCTTTTCAGAGGCAACCTGCGTCCACATGCCCAGGAATCTTAA